The following are encoded in a window of Streptomyces sp. 11x1 genomic DNA:
- a CDS encoding DeoR/GlpR family DNA-binding transcription regulator produces the protein MSRDERWQTLLELLVERGRLDVEEAAAELGVSAATIRRDLDGLAEQQMLVRTRGGAVVHGVSYELPLRYKTARRATEKQRIAKAVADLVAPGEAVGLTGGTTTTEVARALAVRGDLASGAPALTVVTNALNIASELAVRPQFKIVVTGGVARAQSYELVGPLADGVLDRITLDMAVLGVVALDVSHGAAAHDEAEAAVNRLLCERAERVVVAADSSKLGRRAFAWICATEAVDTLVTDSAAAPATVRRFEEAGIRVVTV, from the coding sequence ATGTCCCGCGACGAACGCTGGCAGACACTGCTCGAACTGCTCGTCGAACGGGGGCGGCTGGACGTCGAGGAGGCGGCCGCCGAGCTGGGGGTGTCCGCCGCGACCATCCGGCGTGACCTCGACGGGCTCGCGGAGCAGCAGATGCTCGTGCGCACCCGGGGCGGGGCGGTCGTGCACGGCGTCTCGTACGAGCTGCCGCTGCGCTACAAGACGGCCCGGCGTGCCACCGAGAAGCAGCGCATCGCGAAGGCGGTGGCGGATCTCGTCGCGCCCGGCGAGGCGGTGGGGCTGACCGGTGGCACGACGACCACGGAGGTGGCGCGGGCCCTGGCCGTGCGGGGCGATCTGGCGTCCGGCGCGCCCGCGCTGACCGTCGTCACGAACGCGCTCAACATCGCGAGCGAGCTGGCGGTGCGCCCCCAGTTCAAGATCGTGGTGACGGGCGGGGTGGCCCGCGCCCAGTCGTACGAGCTCGTGGGCCCGCTCGCCGACGGGGTGCTGGACCGGATCACCCTGGACATGGCCGTGCTCGGTGTCGTCGCCCTCGACGTGTCCCATGGTGCGGCCGCGCACGACGAGGCGGAGGCCGCCGTCAACCGGCTGCTGTGCGAGCGTGCCGAGCGGGTCGTCGTCGCGGCCGACTCCAGCAAGCTGGGTCGGCGGGCCTTCGCCTGGATCTGTGCGACGGAGGCCGTGGACACGCTGGTCACGGACTCGGCCGCCGCGCCCGCGACGGTGCGCCGCTTCGAGGAGGCCGGGATACGGGTCGTCACCGTATGA
- a CDS encoding sugar isomerase codes for MTHVEDELHSQPECWARVAADAPGHAEALPAPGERVALVGCGTSYFMARAAAGLRERAGQGETDAFPASEFPRGRAYDRVVALTRSGTTTEVLDLLGALRGRTRTTAVTADPDTPAMTAADDLVVLDFADEKSVVQTRFATTALTLLRAHLGLHPEAAVADARAALEAPLPEGLVDSAQFTFLGRGWTVGLAHEAALKMREAALAWSEAYPAMEYRHGPISITTRSTVTWMFGEAPDGLAAQVRETGATWVAGGLDPLAELVRAQRLAVAVAAARGLDPDRPRHLTRSVILDANDR; via the coding sequence ATGACCCATGTCGAGGACGAGCTTCACAGCCAGCCCGAGTGCTGGGCCCGCGTCGCCGCCGACGCGCCCGGACACGCCGAGGCCCTGCCGGCACCGGGGGAGCGGGTGGCGCTCGTCGGCTGCGGAACCTCGTACTTCATGGCGCGGGCCGCCGCCGGCTTGCGCGAGCGGGCCGGGCAGGGCGAGACCGACGCCTTTCCGGCCTCGGAGTTCCCCCGCGGGCGGGCCTACGACCGCGTCGTCGCCCTCACCCGCTCGGGCACCACCACCGAGGTGCTGGACCTGCTGGGTGCGCTGCGCGGCCGTACCCGCACCACGGCGGTCACCGCCGACCCGGACACCCCCGCCATGACGGCCGCGGACGACCTGGTCGTGCTGGACTTCGCCGACGAGAAGTCCGTGGTCCAGACCCGCTTCGCCACCACCGCCCTCACCCTCCTGCGCGCCCACCTCGGCCTGCACCCCGAGGCCGCCGTCGCCGACGCGCGTGCCGCGCTGGAGGCGCCGCTGCCCGAAGGGCTTGTCGACAGCGCCCAGTTCACCTTCCTCGGCCGGGGCTGGACCGTGGGCCTCGCCCACGAGGCCGCCCTGAAGATGCGCGAGGCCGCCCTGGCGTGGAGCGAGGCCTACCCGGCGATGGAGTACCGGCACGGCCCCATCAGCATCACCACCCGCTCCACGGTGACCTGGATGTTCGGCGAGGCGCCCGACGGCCTGGCCGCGCAGGTGCGGGAGACCGGCGCGACCTGGGTGGCCGGCGGGCTGGATCCGCTGGCCGAACTGGTCCGCGCCCAGCGGCTCGCCGTCGCCGTGGCCGCCGCCCGCGGCCTCGACCCCGACCGCCCGCGCCACCTGACGCGTTCGGTGATCCTCGACGCGAACGACCGCTGA